gatcagaaaagctcaactGAACTTTCAACTCGTGAGCTAAAAAATCCACCCTTGCTTGTTCATGTCATAATAAAACCTGAACCCTGAACCATAACTTTCAAAATTTTAGTAGACAACCCTATGCTTATCATAATCATGCACACATTCTGCCTCGATGTCCAGAAGTAGAGAGGTTTTTCTGAGATATAATGCATTTCCAATATATAACCAACTTGGTCTCAACCTGGGggtaatgaatttcaaaatttcattgcttattataatttgattggttgatgtcCAGGAATACAGATTTTTGAAGATAGCATAAATTTGATGGATTTGGCCCCACCCCTCAGTCCATTAAATTCACAGTTTTTGTTCCCCTTTACCTATAGATGCTATTACCAAAATTGGTTAGAATTGGTTCAGCCATTCACGAGAAGAACCTCAAAATGTtaaattaaaagtttacaaCCGATGAACGAAAACGGATAGCAACAGGTCACATCCTGACtggagtgactcaggtgacatAAAAAGCCACATAAGATGCAGCACTTGacaataaataaaacttgaGTATTCAAATTAGCAAAATGCATAGAAAATTTCTTAACTCTACAAAATATGATCAGATGTACAAGAATGAACAAaactgagtgaaatattatcagAGATTCTCATATTCTaaaacaatctcataaaccTGTACAAAAAGAATACAGGTTTAGAAGGAATGCAATTATTTAAATGTGTCACTATGGCACATTAAGAGAATAAGTCTTAAGACAAACTAGGTCAAATTTAAATTGCCAACTGAAAAACAATCTCTTTAGGCCTGTAAAAAGAAATGCATTATGCACTCATTGTAAAATCTTAGACAGGGTCATCAAATGGAACAGAAGTAAATGGTAAACAATTGAGAATTTGCCAGATGAATAAGACACTGTTTAAATAGACTGGAACAGAATTTTTGATATGCATGGAAGAGAGTGCTTAATGCATCAAGGAGGCCCCCTCTGTGcatgaaaacaaatatataaagaaaatgaaaaatatatgatatcttTCATATCACTTTTAAGATATAAAAACATCAATCCACACTCACCAAATGTACAACTAATTTATCAGGAGTAGAGTGATACACAGAATTGGAAAATGAGACAATGAATCAATGATGTACAATGCACCATGCCCTGCAAGTCATGAAAATCAATCTAAACACATGAAGCATGAATCCTATAGTCTGATATTGACCAGAAAGTTTCCTAAACACAGCTCCAGTATATAATTACTATTTTCAGTATCTTGTAAGACACTTTTCACATTTGTCAGTTTTGCAAATCACGATGTCCAATGACATGAAGTTGCTCAATGTTTTGCTCGTTTAGTGACATTTACTACAATCATGGTAATGATAGCATGTGTCATGCTAATTATAAAATTCATGCACGTAACAGTGTCACACAGTAAACATTCACTCTTTATCTTTCAAGCACTCTGTAAGGTTCAGCAGTTAGAAAAAACTTCACCTTCAACTACTGACTAGAACTTCAGGACATGTGTACCAATTCCAGCATATGCAAATTGCTGACAGCCTGACAATAACAGGATTTATCAATGAGCACAAATACACCTGGATATGATGGATGGAAAATTCAAAATGAGAATCTTACCTCATAAActgcaagaaattttgaaatagagCCCTATTTGTAGGTAGCTCAAAGGCAATTTAAATCTGATAATACAGGTAGAAGTTGTGTAAGAAGGTCACAAAGCAGACCCATACATTAAAAGTGTAAAACAGGAACTAAATAtgtatgcatttaaaaaataaacatagcTCCTCTAGACATTTTGAATAGGTTACCTTTTGACAAGCTACACAAGACTTGGAAGGTACCCAATTTTAGTACATAGGCATTACGCCAATGTTGTCTTTTGGGTAACTGTAATTCAGAAGAGAAACAATAATGgcaaaaattattttccaatatAAAGTTTAGCTGAACACATGGATAGTGACACcaaacataattttaaaaatattggcTACAGTTGACTAATTCCAGGTGTACATTTCTCCTTGGGACCGACCCCCCAAACATTTCTCTGTGGCCTGCACAGATTGGTGGGTCAGTTCCTCTTGTTGGTGATACTTAACATTATGAATGACTACTAGATATGCATAATTGCACAGAGTCCATCCATTACTCATCAAAACAAATCTCCCTGAGTTGGAAGGAATGATGTTTTTAGCTTGTGCCATGATTCCAACATAGGCATCCTCAACAGGAATAGGTTTGATATATGGACTGATGGACACAAATTTTTCCACAGTGTCCCATGACATGAGGTAACCAGCTCCACTTGCATATGATGGGTAGTACTCTTCATTGTAGTCAGATTGCACAACATGCCACCTATTTGCAACATTGCGGATTACCTTCCTTTTCTCCATGTCATTTGACACTGTTCCAATATACAGATTGTTCACATCCTGATGATGTAAAGCTAAATCATAGATTAATCGAGTATTCACAAAGCAATCATCGTCTGTTTTTAATAGGAATTTGGCAGGACAATGAGCAGTTGCCCACGAGAATCCATGCATCACTTTGTATGTCAAGTTTCGGTATGTATCCAAATAGCTGCCATGTAAAATGTCTCTGTTGTTTTCCTTCTCCTTCTGTAATTTTTGTATCAATTCTATAAAGTTCCCCGATTCCTCTGGCTGTcctacaagaaatatacacttCCATGCATACTTGTCTTGATTTGTTTTACACCATGACTTCCTTATAGCATTTCTCTGTTGAAAATGTGGAACTGATGAAGAGATAAGAATTAAAATCACAAGCTTTTCCTCACATCTAGGTTCTGGTAAATGTATATTGATGGAATTGGACACATTCCACATCACCGACTTAGCAATTTGGTCAGTCTTCTTGTGACTTTCACTTCCAGACTTGATCTTGGCAATTAATTTTAGTCTGTGACGTGCCCTCCACTCATTATATTCCACTGGCACAACTGGAGTGAAAAATATGAGAACTATGGTGTAAAAAATCAGAAACAACAAACAGATCGAAAGAACAGTTGTAACACTGGTCTTGAGTAGAACTCGTGTTGAAGACAATTGACGACGTCGCATTACGGTCTCAACTTCGAGTTTAACTAGGTATCTGGACCATCCTACATCTTCTGGTGAATTGTTCAAAAGAACTTCTTTATTTCCATCTTTTGGTATATTTTGTTGACCCCTGCAAAGGAGCTGACGAAGGCGGGACAAACTCATGCTTAAACAACTGTTCAGATAACAGCAAATTCCATTTCTTCATATCTTCTAATGGAGGACCAGTAGCCAGTCTGAAAAGAGGATTCTATGTTTAGAATGGTGGCATACATAACTATTTAACCAGTGTTAACTAGGGTATGTAACTAGACTTTGACGACGAAAATCTCTGAGCGTTTTATTTCTTCATTCTGTTAAACTACTTTGATTTCATTTAAGATAAAGATGCAGGTTTGATGGTTTACCGttcaaatataaacaatgatTTGAATAAAACGTTTTCTCAGCCTCTGGACAACCTCGCAATGCCAAGGCTTTGTAGTAAAAGAAATTTCCCACTAGCctaaagtaaagtaaagtaaagtaaattttatttaaagtcggcactatatacattcaacatgtcaaacacaagctctgtagagctttttaaccgactaATCACCAACGCAAATAAATGGGCACATTTGATTAACTATACCTCAATAAAACTGCGACTAAGGCCTGTAGGTCAAAGATATTCCAGTTCTTTCCATTTActtcatttcataaatatgctgTATGCTATTCTGACGCCATTAATACTTTGTGTGTATGTGTCCAAGGTCAAGGATTCGACTCGCCTCATATTCAAAGCATTTTGATTGGTGATATTTTTAGTTCAAAGGTTagtgggggtttttttgtttttttttaaagtaaggCTTACTTAAAACTAGTCGTATATACTTTTTCATGCACAGTGCAATGTATATATAGCTCCATCTTCaagtgacttatcaatattaatggttgaatgaaagtggaaaaactgtattaatttccactcaatatagttaaatctaattaatgtgtatgttgccaccttttaaCCAAAAACAAAAGTATATGTTGACATCAgtaaatcacacattttcgttataaagaatcacaggggctaagcccattttgggcctgaaccctgtgataccatctatgtttatggtatcacagagttcgggctcAAAACTGGCTTAGTCCCTGTGTAAAGAATAATAaaagtagataaaaaaaatgtagcaTCAGTACACAATCTCAGATTAAGTGCCACCGTCGCAAACCACGAGTTATTGtaagtaaagtaaagtaaagtaaagtaaattttatttaaagtcggcactatatacattcaacatgtcaaacacaagctctgtagagctttttaaccgactatcacatTCAAGTATATCAAGGACAAAGACACgtagcatgcatgtacacatatacacagacatatcacagattaacaaaagaatataaaataaaagaaaactttcatgcaagaatatacagatacgGAAGCATAAGACTAcgaggaagaaataaaatactacaagcaAGAGTATACGTATAAAAAccatcattaaatttcaaaccAAATAGCTATGTTTGCTGTTTCAAGTAAAAGCTGTATAGTATAagagtttttgaaaataatttaaatataattaaaataaatgatggtagtaaattaatcatgtaaatatttaaaatttcattgctGATGGAATTtgctaaaaaataaataataaaagtaaaaaatagaaaagaaaggTCTATTGAGCCATGCAGACACACACATAAACGCTGCATAGATAAAAAGAGCAGAAGCAACATATAAAGCTATGTACAATGGACCTAAGATCTGCATGATTTACACTTACATGTGGGGCCAGACCAAgtggaaataaaacttttaaattgatttaaggTGGTAAGATGCCTAGCTTCATTTGGCAAAGAGTTCCAGATCTTAGGAGCACTGTACCT
This genomic window from Ostrea edulis chromosome 4, xbOstEdul1.1, whole genome shotgun sequence contains:
- the LOC125670658 gene encoding beta-1,3-galactosyltransferase 5-like; protein product: MSLSRLRQLLCRGQQNIPKDGNKEVLLNNSPEDVGWSRYLVKLEVETVMRRRQLSSTRVLLKTSVTTVLSICLLFLIFYTIVLIFFTPVVPVEYNEWRARHRLKLIAKIKSGSESHKKTDQIAKSVMWNVSNSINIHLPEPRCEEKLVILILISSSVPHFQQRNAIRKSWCKTNQDKYAWKCIFLVGQPEESGNFIELIQKLQKEKENNRDILHGSYLDTYRNLTYKVMHGFSWATAHCPAKFLLKTDDDCFVNTRLIYDLALHHQDVNNLYIGTVSNDMEKRKVIRNVANRWHVVQSDYNEEYYPSYASGAGYLMSWDTVEKFVSISPYIKPIPVEDAYVGIMAQAKNIIPSNSGRFVLMSNGWTLCNYAYLVVIHNVKYHQQEELTHQSVQATEKCLGGRSQGEMYTWN